From Erigeron canadensis isolate Cc75 chromosome 5, C_canadensis_v1, whole genome shotgun sequence:
TCTCACATCCCTTGAAAGCAACTTCAGTACCAAGAAAGACTCCAAAACAAAAGGTAATCATTACCAGACCAAGAAACTTGCCTGACAGCTGCAGGAACAAAAACCCCCAGACTTCTACAGTCCACACCAACTTATCTCCCAACACCAAAATAAATCTTCAACAGCAACCCAAGGATCGAAAGTTTTCTGGTTACCCTAAACAATCTCTAACCACACCTAGGTGCACTTTAAAAGTGTTTACAGATGAAGCTGTAGGAATAACTAGATACCAAGATCAATATGGTTGGTTTTCTTCCACTCCAAAGAAACGAGTGTCTCCTGTTCATCACAAACAGTCTCCTTCTAATTCTAAAACTattcatgtttcaggtgactTATGCTTAAACTGTCGAAGTATTTGGCTTCCTAAAGATAGACATTTACATGCATCTAGGAGAGTCAAGTCTGATAAACAGTCACCTTCTGAGAAACAAGTTTGGGTTCGGCGTAGGACTAGTTCTCTAGATAGTTTCAAGTCATGTAGGACTAGCTCCGATTAATTttcatccttctcaaaacattttaattttcatatgtctgtaatttatatttcatatttgaacTCGTTGTGTGTGcctttatttttcaataaatgatTAGATGTGTTGTGTGCTTGTTATGTAGTTCATGCATATTTGGTCATATTATGTTTCTGTTTCCATGCTCCTATATTTTCCTGTTATCTTACTTCTTTACGCATCATCCTCTAACCAATTTTGGACCCAGTTTAAAGTGGGGACCTAAACCCATACTTCCTGTTTTTACAGGAATTCCTTATTTATGTCTGGTATATCGACTCCGGATGTTCCagacacatgactggcaataaatctcTTCTTTGGAACTTTGTTGAAAAGTTTTTGGGCACAGTTCGTTTTAGCAATGATTATATTGCTCCTATACTTGGTTATGGTGACATTATTCAGAATGGGATCACTATCAAACGTGTTTCATATGTGGAAGGTCTTGGTCACAATCTGTTTAGTGTTGGTCAATTTTGTGACAAcgatcttcaagttctttttaaACGATATGAGTGCAAAGTACAAACTGAAGATGGAATCGATATTCTCACTGGGTCCAGAGATGACAATTTATTTACCATAGATCTGAATAGCATTCTTTCTCCTACTTCAGAGATTTGCCTTCTGTCAAAAGCTTCTGCACAACAATCTTGGTTATGCATAGACGTCTTTCTCATCTTAATTTTCATTCTATCAACGCCCTTGTAGACAAACAACTAGTTGATGGTCTACCGGACTTCAAATATGACACCAATCATGTTTGTTCCGCATGTGCCGTTGGTAAACTTAAGAAAGCGTCTCACCGACCAAAGAAACACTTGAGCACTGATGCCCCTCTCCATCTTCTCCACATGGATTTATGTGGACCTATGCGTGTTCAAAGTATCAATAGGAAACGATACATTCTGGTCATTGTTGATGACTTCTCTCGTTATACTTGGGTTTATTTTCTTCATGAAAATAGTGACGCACCACAAGTTATCATCGACTTCATAAAACGAACTGAAGTTAACCTTCAATCCACAGTTCGTATTATTCGCTCTGACAATGGTACCGAATTCAAGAATACCACTATTGAAACTTTCTTCAACTCAGTTGGTATCACTCATCAATTTTCTGCCGAGcgaacacctcaacaaaatggagtcGTTGAGCGTCGTAACCGTACTCTtgttgaagctgcaagaactaTGCTTGCTCACTCTCGTCTTCCCCCTAACTTATGGGCCGAAGCTATTGCTACAACATGTTTTACCCAAAATAGACCCATCATCAACAAGACGTTTGATAAAACTCCATATGAAGTCATCAACAATAGAAAACCAAATGTGAATTTCTTCCATATCTTTGGTTGTGTGTGCTATGTTCTGAACGATCATGACAGCCTTGGAAAATTTGAACCAAAAGGGGATGAAGCATACTTTATTGGTTACTCTAGGGAATCAATTGCTTATCGTGTGTACAACCGTCGCACCAAGAGAATTCAGGAAAGTATGAATGTTAAGTTTGACGAACTTTCAGGAATGTTTCTTGAACAAAACCGTTCCCTTCCTCTTTCTCCACAAACTTCCGCACCTAACTCTGTCTCTCCTCTGATGAACATTTTTCCAACTCCAACGCCCGCCGAGCTGGATACTGTGTTCGACGAATTCTATCATGATCATCCTTCACCAACACTTCCGTCTTCATCCATGTCTGATAATTCTACCATCAATATCAATCAAAATGAGATCTCATCTTCTGATCAACAAAGTTCCTCTCCCTCGTCTATCTCACCAGTGGTAACTCCTCCACACATTGCAAATTCTCCCACCCCAATCGCATCATCTTCTTCTGACTCTACAATGGCTTCTCCACCGTTTGCCTCATCTCAAACAGATAACATTGGATCTGAAACCATGATTCTAACCGATGAACCTACATTTGAGCAAGTTACTGAACAACACTCTCAAGGCTTTACCAATTCTGATGAGGACAATGCACCGGCTGCACCTCTTCCTCACTCCCGAAAGTGGTCACGTTGCATGCTTCCTTATCCGCCTagtcaaattattggagatcctaATGTTGGTCGGACCACTCGAGCTGCTTCCGCTAACGAATGCTTATTTGTCAACTTCTTAAGTATGGTCGAACCTAGTAACGTTAAAGAAGCATTACAAGATCCCGATTGGGTGAAagccatgcaagatgaattatcCCAATTTGAGCGTCTTGAAGTGTGGAAATTGGTTCCAAATCCGCATTCTCACAAAGAACCAATTAAGacaaagtggatcttcaagaacaaaaaagaTGAAGGTGGTGTTGTTGTTCGTAACAAGGCTTGACTTGTAGCCAAAGGTTTCTCTCAACAAGACGGTGTAGATtacgatgaaacttttgctcctgtTGCCATAATTGAGGTCATTCGTATTTTTCTTGCCTATGCTGCTTTTAAGATCTTTACAGTCTATTAAATGGATGTCAAGTCTGCGTTTCTCAATGGAATCTTgaaagaagaagtctatgttgagCAACCTGAGGGCTTcgttgatccaaaacatcctaCATATGTCTACAAGTTAGATAAAGCTCTTTATGGTTTAAAACAAGCTCCTCGTGCATGGTATGATGCTCTCTCTACTTATCTTCTGAAATCTGGATTCTCCAAAGGTACGATTGACACCACCTTGTTTATTAAAAAGCAAGGTAATGATATTCTGTTAATCTAAATCTATGTTGACGACATCATATTCGGGTCCACTAATCCTACATATTGCAGAAACTTTGTTGCTCTTATGGTTAAACATTtcgaaatgagtatgatgggtgaattaaactttttccttggtcTTCAAGTTAAACAATTGTCAAACGgtatttttatttgtcaaaataaatacattcttgacatgttaaaaaagtttgatatgtctcACTGTCAACCGATTGGGACACCCATGGAGGTTCGTTCCAAAATTCATGCCGATTTAAATGGAAAACCGTTTAAGCAGAAATTGTATCGCAGTATGATAGGATCCCTCCTATATCTAACTGCTAGTCGTCcggatataatgtttgcaacatgtatgtgtgctagatttcaagctaaccCTATGGACAGCCATGCTCAAGCGGTTAAACGGATTTTTTGTATTTAAGGGTACTATTAACCTTGGTTTATGGTACCCGAAAGAAACCGGTTTCGAATTAACGGCTTtctcagatgcagatcatgcagggtgTAAGTTAGATCGCAAAAGCACTTTTGGCAGTGTGCAATTTCTTGGTGATAAGTTAGTTGGATAGTCttcaaagaaacaaacttgTGTTTCTACCTCAACTGCGGAAGCTGAATATGtcgctgctgctagttgttgttcTCAAGTTCtgtggatgaagacacaactcTCTGACTATGGTTTTAAGTATGAGCGCATTCCGATTTACTGTGACTCCAAAAGTGCAATTGCAATTTCTTGCAATCCTGTTCAGCAtacaaagacaaagcatatcgATGATGGAGTTTCTTAAAGATGGAGCCACAGAACAAATGACGAATAACCTTCGTCTTATGATACCGTTTACTTGTCCATTCGGTATCATTCCAGTTATGCTCACATATCATCCACTGATCAATATCTTCACTATCACGGCCGAAGGCATTGAAGAAGAATTATTATATCAAATGTTGCGAACAATCGAGTATGTTCCTACAAGCGGAAGAGCTCGTCCATTCTTCCCGTTATCCCTTCAAACAACAAATGACGCTTCACAGCAATTTACATTCAATCTGGATGATTTCCGAAGAATCCTTCGCTTTCCAGCTGCTGATTCAAGACTAGGAGAATCGAGCTTTGTTGAAACTCCACCAACTCTTGAGATGCTACATAGAGTACACGAGTTGGGTTATGATGGTGACGTCGCTGCTTTAAGAGACATTAAAAAGAAGGATTTTCATCCAATATGGCATACTCTCTGCTCCATCATCAATAACTGCTTGTCACCATCAAGAAAAGGTCAAGACGACTTCACCAAGGCCACTCTAACATATCTTTTTGGAATTGCGTTCGATGTCCATCTAGATTTTGGTGCCATTGCTTTTGATCATCTTCGACTCCAAATTAACGGTAAACACACTGCTAACAAGAAATATATCGCATTTATCCGTTTCTTGTCTGTCATTATGCAGCATTTTGTCAACACTTAGCAACATCAAACGTTTCCCTGCTTTAAGACGTGTAGTTATCTACAGCTTTCGTCATGTATATACAAACAATCGCATTGCTCACATCAATTTCATGCCAATTTCTGAATCTCTGCTCAGCCAGGTGCCCGTAGATAATCCTGATCTCAGGATTTACAGAGCGTATTTAGCCGAGCGTATGGCTACTCAAAACCGAGGTGTGCCTTCCCCACGCTCGCATAGGTCACCAAGTGAGGGTTCTAGGTCtcgaaaaagaaaagaggggtTAGAAGACGATTCTGCACCTGGCTTATCtgttccttcttcttcttctatccAAATTCCTCAATCTTCAGCTCCTTCTCAAAAGAAACGAAAAACTCGTCATcactcaaaatcaaaatcaaaatcaaaaacaacttcatcaacatTCTCTGTTCCTTCTCCTCTCactccttcatcttcttcctccaatcctATTTCATCACCTTCTCCTTTTTCCACTAACGTTATACGATCTTCTCTTCAGCCAATTCCAGAGGAATCACATGATGAACGCTCTTCCTCTGATCACAACGATATTAACGATCAAATTTCTTCTTGTGATAATGTGTTTGACATTCCGGAGAGACAAGGCGGTCctgagggaggggttgaaaaaCATAATGGAGAGGATGTGAGGTCTGGGCTAGGTAcagggcaaaaagaaaacgatggCCCTCCGACAGTTGAAACAACCAGCCGGGAAGCCACCAATAGATTAGAAGCCGAGGAGTCCCCAACCTCGCATGATTCACCTTCCCGCCACTCTGGGTTCTCTCTACAGGATCCAGTTTCATCACTGCACAGGCACCAACCACGCCCACTATCAATTCCTCATTCGGAGGATGTCGATATTGAAGTCGCGGAGACTCTTGCCTCTCTCCCACGTTCATTTGCTCACACTATCGAGTCTAGATCGCCATTAAGATCACTTGTTTCTGAGCATGCACATTCTTTGAATGTTGCAACAACAGAATGGGGATTCAATTCTCAAGGAATGTTTGGAAGTCCTGCTCATGTTAATATGACAGGCGCTGGGGATTCAATTCCCAGTTCAACGGGCAATCTTGGAGAACCCGGAAGTCCCACCATCCGGAACATTGTGCCCGACACTTGTGTTGGGCCAAGAAGTTCTGAAACAACCAATGTAGAGCTTTTGCTTCATAAATCATTGGGAACTCCTGATGGCCTACACCATTCAGGCCACACTGTAAACCAAACGGAGCCTACAGTTGTGCAAACGACATCTACGTCGGTCGCTACTGCTCTTACAACTCAACCGCCACCAACCGCAGTGCTCCGTCCTACTCTTGATAAAGGAAAAGCCCCTGCCAATTCTCAATCATCTTCTTCTACTTCTAGTCCTCCTCCAAATCCAGACGACATTCGGCTTAAAGCTAATCCTGCAGAAAGACAACTCTTCCAAGAACTAGAAGCCGCTGGACTTCTTCCTCATTCTAATCCTCAACCATCACCACAACATTCTTCACCTTCCGTTTCATCCTCACATCACAACCATTCTCCTCATCACTTAACTCCACATATTATTACATCAATTCGCTCCAACGTCAATTCTCTATATAACGATCTATATGTTGATCTTCTTTCTCTAGACACTCAAGCCGATTCTTTCAATAAAGCCATTCTTGCAAATCTTCAAGCCCGTTTTGACCATCAACAACAACTCTTGCTTCTAAAACATCAAGCCgaacaagaaaagtttcttgcTGACGCTCAACTTGAGGCAGCAATGAAACGAATTGCTGAATTAGAAGATTCTTGCAAAGCAACTGTAGTCGTCCATCATAGACGTGATGACCCTGATGATCAGGATCAACACGAGGGGGAGAACAGAGAAGATACGACAACTGAAGTAAGGGCCAGTGCTGAAACAGATATTATTGGAAGCAATGAAGTTGGTGGAGACGAAGCACAAACAAGAGATGCCCCTCATGATGATGAAGTTATGAGTGAAAATGTTGATAACACTGAGGTTGTGAATGTTGTTGAATCAGCTATTGGAGCAAGTGCTGATACGGAGATTATACTTGGCTCAGTTGTAAGAGATGATGCTCAATCAGTGATTGTGGATAATGTTAATGAAaatgaagaatttgatgatcCTTTTATCGATGGCAACGATGTTGATCCTAATGATGATAATGACTCTTCGGATAATGATGATCTTCCTCCCCCCAGCTTTGACAATTATGCCTCTGTTCCTCAACCAAATCCAAATCTCAGTCATTTAAACCTTTACCAACTCATTCACCATCTCAACCATCCTCGCTTTCAAAACACCACCGCTGCTCCCCATGTTCAAATCAATGAAGGAGGATTTAAACCTAATGAAAGAAGCAGAATAGATTATCTTGCCATCCCTTCTCAATTATTCCGCCTAACAAGATTCTTGGAAGAAAAGGC
This genomic window contains:
- the LOC122601252 gene encoding mucin-5AC-like is translated as MPISESLLSQVPVDNPDLRIYRAYLAERMATQNRGVPSPRSHRSPSEGSRSRKRKEGLEDDSAPGLSVPSSSSIQIPQSSAPSQKKRKTRHHSKSKSKSKTTSSTFSVPSPLTPSSSSSNPISSPSPFSTNVIRSSLQPIPEESHDERSSSDHNDINDQISSCDNVFDIPERQGGPEGGVEKHNGEDVRSGLGTGQKENDGPPTVETTSREATNRLEAEESPTSHDSPSRHSGFSLQDPVSSLHRHQPRPLSIPHSEDVDIEVAETLASLPRSFAHTIESRSPLRSLVSEHAHSLNVATTEWGFNSQGMFGSPAHVNMTGAGDSIPSSTGNLGEPGSPTIRNIVPDTCVGPRSSETTNVELLLHKSLGTPDGLHHSGHTVNQTEPTVVQTTSTSVATALTTQPPPTAVLRPTLDKGKAPANSQSSSSTSSPPPNPDDIRLKANPAERQLFQELEAAGLLPHSNPQPSPQHSSPSVSSSHHNHSPHHLTPHIITSIRSNVNSLYNDLYVDLLSLDTQADSFNKAILANLQARFDHQQQLLLLKHQAEQEKFLADAQLEAAMKRIAELEDSCKATVVVHHRRDDPDDQDQHEGENREDTTTEVRASAETDIIGSNEVGGDEAQTRDAPHDDEVMSENVDNTEVVNVVESAIGASADTEIILGSVVRDDAQSVIVDNVNENEEFDDPFIDGNDVDPNDDNDSSDNDDLPPPSFDNYASVPQPNPNLSHLNLYQLIHHLNHPRFQNTTAAPHVQINEGGFKPNERSRIDYLAIPSQLFRLTRFLEEKASQIFSSQDELKKIDIDELRARRAYVKFFNTQKLNK